A single genomic interval of Penaeus vannamei isolate JL-2024 chromosome 33, ASM4276789v1, whole genome shotgun sequence harbors:
- the LOC113825053 gene encoding uncharacterized protein, with translation MRGPAVAAVAVVAAVAVLASAQVAGAAAARRSGGSGGVGGGAGDLQVSDAAMAGLLGSQEVQYPYRPDTFKSPVELRQYLNALDAYYAIAGRPRFGKRGMRGASQSRQLYSSDLYDY, from the exons ATGCGTGGACCCGCGGTAGCAGCAGtagcggtggtggcggcggtggcggtccTCGCGAGCGCCCAGGTAGCGGGGGCGGCAGCGGCAAGGCggagcggcggcagcggcggcgtggGAGGAGGCGCCGGCGACCTGCAGGTGTCCGACGCGGCGATGGCGGGGCTGCTGGGGTCGCAGGAGGTGCAGTACCCCTACAGACCCGACACGTTCAAGTCGCCCGTCGAGCTGCGGCAGTACCTCAACGCCCTCGACGCCTACTACGCCATCGCCGGGAGACCCAG gttCGGCAAGCGAGGCATGCGCGGAGCCTCCCAATCGCGGCAGCTGTACTCCTCTGACCTCTACGATTACTGA